A region of Pontiella agarivorans DNA encodes the following proteins:
- a CDS encoding M48 family metallopeptidase → MQNSLFFAEPAAFRRYIFPMDPIPANRSLAYLLGRRSAPLFLKANWIFKALAGSEKEKISAEFQMGLLLAQAYEEKVPTFGSNRLDEIAAQLTARLRNKNRQHRFRLDQSGELNACAIPGGFIYVSEKLFDLCGEDTDAIAFVLAHEMAHGIHGDANERYLTKTVISGLLRLKTRGLSPGTQQLLARLIQQGYSREQEFRADRFAVALTRAAGFDPEGGCRLFSNLRKTSNDPNPFGAYLSSHPPMDERIKRIEKRIKERA, encoded by the coding sequence ATGCAAAATTCGCTGTTTTTCGCTGAACCAGCCGCATTTCGCCGCTATATTTTCCCAATGGACCCGATTCCCGCCAACCGAAGCCTCGCCTATCTGCTCGGTCGCAGATCGGCTCCGCTCTTCCTGAAAGCCAACTGGATATTCAAGGCGCTGGCGGGCAGTGAAAAAGAGAAAATATCCGCTGAATTCCAGATGGGCCTGTTGCTGGCTCAGGCCTACGAGGAGAAAGTTCCAACCTTTGGAAGTAACCGCCTCGATGAAATTGCCGCACAACTCACCGCCCGCCTCCGAAACAAAAACCGGCAGCACCGTTTCCGGCTCGATCAGTCCGGCGAACTCAATGCCTGCGCCATTCCCGGCGGATTCATCTATGTATCGGAAAAACTGTTCGATCTGTGCGGCGAAGATACCGACGCCATCGCCTTTGTTCTCGCCCACGAAATGGCCCACGGCATTCACGGCGATGCCAACGAGCGTTACTTAACCAAAACGGTGATCAGCGGACTGCTCCGCTTGAAAACGCGCGGCCTTTCCCCGGGCACGCAGCAGCTGCTCGCGCGGCTGATTCAACAGGGCTATTCCCGGGAGCAGGAATTCCGCGCCGACCGCTTCGCCGTCGCCCTCACCCGGGCCGCCGGATTTGATCCCGAAGGAGGATGCCGCCTTTTTTCCAATCTTCGGAAAACCTCAAACGACCCGAACCCCTTCGGTGCCTATCTTTCCTCCCATCCCCCGATGGATGAGCGGATCAAACGGATCGAAAAGCGAATCAAAGAACGGGCTTAA
- a CDS encoding valine--tRNA ligase, with translation MAGLSKNYDPKAVEEKWYKQWMEDKRFHGESEDGGDPFCIVIPPPNVTGILHMGHALNNNIQDVLTRVARMQGKNTVWVPGSDHAGIATQNVVERALKKEGKTRDDLGREKFLERVWEWKEEYGSTISNQLKKLGASCDWDRERFTMDEGLSDAVLEIFCRLYDKDLIYRGSRIINWCPRCETALSDEESEHIEVEGALYHIKYAVKDEKKKLVVATTRPETMLGDTAVAVNPRDERYKDLVGKTVILPIVNREIPIIADDYVDPEFGTGIVKITPAHDPNDFEMGLRHELPQINVMTDTGIMNEEAGPYEGMDRFECRKQLMEDLKAGGLVEKVEKHMHAVGHCYRCDTVVEPRLSPQWFVKMKSLARPAIEAVNDGRIKFVPERWNKTYMGWMENIRDWCISRQIWWGHRIPIFYCDDCGHEWASKTSETACPKCQSANVRQDEDVLDTWFSSWLWPFSVFGWPNDDKDLKFYYPTNTLVTGNEIIFFWVARMIMSGLEVMGDIPFDTVYIHGTVRDDQGRKMSKSLGNSIDPLDIIEKYSSDALRFSLLMITATGQDVYINDEKFEIGRNFGTKIWNAARFMEMHSTDFDVKDLAFDEADLTPDDQHLLAKLNEAIEAVNENLGRYRFNDATLALYDFFWHSYCDWYLEYAKPILYKGTPEQKKHTLQVMHFSFSTALRLLHPFMPFQTEELWEGMGYNHESESIMIAPWPENAVVSGIRSAVVKYVDGKHDLIRIGRILRAEYNLANKQTAKFCVRASNAEVAQQIEDDIASISAALNAEEIRVDVDYTPEGAMPSGISALGTVYMSIEGLVDVDAEIEKLSKELEEVNGFLTGVKKKLENPNFVDRAPKDVVDIQRKRKVELQEKSEKLEKMIDTLRG, from the coding sequence ATGGCAGGATTATCTAAAAACTACGACCCGAAGGCAGTTGAAGAAAAGTGGTACAAGCAGTGGATGGAAGACAAGCGCTTTCATGGCGAAAGCGAGGACGGGGGCGATCCGTTCTGCATTGTGATTCCGCCGCCGAATGTGACCGGCATTCTGCACATGGGCCATGCGCTGAATAATAATATCCAGGATGTGCTGACGCGCGTCGCCCGTATGCAGGGCAAAAATACGGTCTGGGTTCCGGGATCCGATCACGCGGGTATCGCTACGCAGAATGTGGTGGAGCGCGCCCTCAAAAAAGAAGGTAAAACGCGTGATGATCTCGGCCGTGAAAAATTTCTCGAGCGCGTCTGGGAATGGAAAGAGGAGTATGGCTCCACGATTTCCAACCAGCTGAAAAAGCTGGGGGCTTCCTGCGATTGGGATCGCGAGCGTTTTACGATGGATGAAGGGCTGAGCGATGCGGTGCTGGAAATCTTCTGCCGGCTGTATGACAAAGATCTGATTTACCGCGGCAGCCGGATCATCAACTGGTGCCCGCGTTGCGAGACCGCGTTGTCGGATGAGGAATCCGAGCATATTGAAGTGGAAGGTGCGCTGTATCACATTAAATACGCGGTGAAAGACGAAAAGAAAAAGCTGGTGGTTGCGACGACGCGTCCGGAAACGATGCTCGGCGATACGGCAGTTGCGGTAAATCCGCGTGACGAGCGTTACAAGGACCTTGTCGGGAAGACGGTTATTCTTCCGATTGTAAATCGTGAAATTCCGATTATTGCCGACGATTACGTCGATCCGGAATTCGGAACCGGTATTGTGAAAATTACACCGGCGCACGACCCGAACGACTTTGAAATGGGGCTGCGTCATGAGCTGCCGCAGATTAATGTGATGACCGATACCGGCATCATGAACGAGGAGGCCGGTCCGTACGAAGGGATGGACCGCTTTGAATGCCGCAAGCAGCTGATGGAAGATCTGAAGGCCGGCGGGCTGGTGGAAAAGGTGGAAAAGCACATGCACGCGGTGGGGCATTGCTACCGTTGCGATACGGTGGTTGAACCGCGCCTTTCTCCGCAGTGGTTTGTGAAGATGAAATCACTGGCGCGTCCGGCGATCGAGGCGGTGAATGACGGCCGGATAAAGTTTGTGCCGGAGCGCTGGAACAAGACCTATATGGGCTGGATGGAAAACATCCGCGATTGGTGCATCTCGCGCCAGATCTGGTGGGGGCACCGTATTCCGATTTTCTATTGCGATGACTGCGGACACGAGTGGGCCTCCAAGACCTCGGAAACCGCGTGCCCGAAATGTCAATCAGCCAATGTGCGGCAGGATGAGGATGTACTCGATACGTGGTTCTCTTCCTGGCTCTGGCCGTTCTCTGTATTCGGCTGGCCGAACGATGATAAAGATCTGAAATTTTATTATCCGACCAATACGCTGGTGACCGGTAACGAGATCATCTTTTTCTGGGTGGCGCGTATGATTATGTCGGGTCTGGAAGTGATGGGGGATATTCCGTTCGATACGGTTTACATCCACGGCACTGTGCGCGATGACCAGGGACGGAAAATGTCGAAATCGCTCGGTAATTCCATCGATCCGCTGGATATCATCGAAAAATACAGCTCGGATGCACTGCGCTTTTCGCTGCTGATGATTACAGCGACCGGGCAGGATGTTTATATTAATGACGAAAAATTTGAGATCGGCCGTAACTTCGGTACGAAGATCTGGAATGCAGCGCGCTTCATGGAAATGCATTCCACCGATTTTGATGTGAAGGATCTGGCGTTTGATGAAGCGGATCTGACACCGGACGATCAGCATCTGCTGGCGAAGCTGAATGAAGCGATTGAGGCGGTGAATGAAAATCTGGGCCGCTATCGTTTTAATGATGCGACGCTCGCGCTGTATGATTTTTTCTGGCATAGCTACTGCGATTGGTACCTCGAATATGCGAAGCCGATCCTTTACAAAGGCACGCCGGAACAGAAGAAGCATACGCTGCAGGTGATGCATTTTTCATTTTCCACGGCCCTGCGGCTGTTGCATCCTTTTATGCCGTTCCAGACGGAAGAGCTCTGGGAGGGCATGGGATATAATCATGAATCCGAATCGATCATGATTGCGCCGTGGCCGGAGAACGCCGTGGTTTCGGGTATCCGTTCTGCGGTGGTGAAGTATGTTGACGGAAAGCATGACCTAATCCGCATCGGGCGTATTCTGCGGGCTGAATATAACCTGGCCAATAAGCAGACGGCTAAATTCTGTGTCCGCGCCTCCAATGCGGAGGTTGCACAGCAGATCGAGGATGATATTGCCTCGATTTCGGCGGCGCTGAATGCGGAGGAAATTCGTGTGGACGTTGATTATACGCCGGAAGGTGCAATGCCCAGCGGTATCAGTGCACTGGGAACAGTGTATATGTCGATTGAAGGTCTGGTGGACGTCGATGCGGAAATCGAAAAGCTGTCTAAAGAGCTGGAGGAAGTCAACGGCTTCCTGACCGGTGTTAAGAAGAAGCTTGAGAATCCTAATTTTGTAGACCGTGCTCCTAAGGATGTGGTGGACATTCAGCGCAAGCGCAAGGTGGAGCTGCAGGAGAAGAGCGAAAAGCTTGAAAAGATGATCGATACGCTTCGCGGCTGA
- the cimA gene encoding citramalate synthase, with protein sequence MSAENKVFIYDTTLRDGAQAEGVTFSPVAKIHVAKMLDSFGVDYIEGGFAASNPKDMAFFKAIKNETLKQAKIAAFGSTRRANVKVEEDKGTAALLEADTDVCTIFGKSWLLHVTEVLKTTPEENLAMIEDTCRYLKENGKEVIYDAEHFFDGYKDSPDYALRSLEAAVRGGADCLVLCDTNGGCMPNEIFEVTTLVRDRFGVAVGIHTHNDSETAVANAMESVRAGAVHVQGVINGFGERCGNCNLVSVVANLNLKTDKTCLADPAQLKSLKSVSQFVNEQANLRDNQRAAFVGESAFAHKAGMHVDGVRKVSHSFEHVPPESVGNDRRILISELSGASNVMEKLIEMGLNNIDRKSPEVREILKMMEKQERGGYVYESADASFKMLIKKVLKEHKSFFELEGFRVMVEKRGKNAPCVSEATLKLNVNGKRAFTVGEGDGPVDALNMALRHALQEFYPSIRHVQLADYRVSILDPEEATAAKTRVVIESSDGENTWGTVGVSENIIEASWEALVDGVEYKLFLNEDKK encoded by the coding sequence ATGAGTGCAGAAAATAAAGTCTTCATTTACGATACAACGTTGCGTGACGGTGCGCAGGCGGAGGGCGTCACGTTCTCGCCGGTGGCCAAGATCCATGTGGCGAAAATGCTCGATTCGTTCGGGGTGGATTATATCGAGGGTGGATTCGCTGCGTCGAATCCGAAGGATATGGCCTTTTTCAAGGCCATTAAAAACGAAACGCTGAAGCAGGCCAAAATTGCGGCTTTCGGAAGTACGCGTCGGGCCAACGTGAAGGTGGAAGAGGATAAGGGTACGGCGGCGCTGCTGGAGGCGGATACGGACGTCTGCACGATTTTCGGAAAAAGCTGGCTGCTGCATGTGACCGAAGTTTTGAAAACGACGCCGGAGGAAAATCTGGCGATGATCGAGGATACCTGCCGCTATTTGAAGGAAAACGGCAAAGAGGTCATTTACGACGCGGAACATTTTTTCGACGGATACAAGGACAGTCCGGATTATGCCCTCCGATCCCTGGAAGCTGCGGTGAGGGGCGGGGCGGACTGCCTGGTGCTGTGCGATACCAACGGCGGTTGTATGCCGAACGAAATTTTTGAGGTGACCACACTGGTACGCGATCGATTCGGCGTGGCGGTGGGTATTCATACGCACAACGACTCAGAAACCGCGGTGGCGAATGCGATGGAATCGGTTCGTGCCGGGGCTGTGCATGTGCAGGGCGTAATCAATGGATTCGGTGAGCGGTGCGGGAACTGCAACCTGGTTTCAGTGGTGGCCAACCTGAATCTGAAGACGGACAAAACCTGTCTGGCCGATCCGGCGCAGCTGAAAAGTCTGAAGTCGGTTTCGCAGTTTGTGAATGAGCAGGCGAATCTGCGGGATAACCAGCGTGCGGCCTTTGTGGGCGAGAGCGCATTTGCTCATAAGGCGGGGATGCATGTGGATGGCGTGCGGAAGGTGTCGCACAGTTTTGAACATGTGCCGCCGGAGTCGGTGGGCAATGATCGCCGTATCCTGATTTCGGAGCTTTCCGGGGCAAGCAATGTGATGGAAAAGCTGATTGAGATGGGGTTGAATAATATCGACCGGAAATCGCCGGAAGTGCGCGAGATTCTGAAAATGATGGAAAAGCAGGAGCGGGGCGGCTATGTGTATGAGTCGGCCGATGCCTCCTTTAAGATGCTGATCAAGAAGGTGCTGAAGGAGCATAAGAGTTTCTTTGAGCTCGAGGGGTTCCGCGTGATGGTGGAAAAGCGCGGCAAAAATGCGCCGTGTGTTTCCGAGGCGACACTGAAGCTGAATGTGAACGGAAAACGGGCGTTTACGGTGGGTGAGGGTGATGGCCCGGTGGATGCGCTGAACATGGCGCTGCGCCATGCGCTTCAGGAATTTTACCCGAGTATCCGGCATGTGCAGCTGGCGGACTATCGCGTGAGTATTCTCGACCCGGAAGAGGCGACGGCGGCGAAGACCCGCGTGGTGATTGAATCGTCGGACGGTGAAAATACCTGGGGTACGGTCGGTGTCTCGGAAAATATCATCGAAGCGTCGTGGGAAGCTCTGGTTGACGGCGTGGAATACAAACTCTTTTTGAATGAGGATAAAAAGTGA